The following are from one region of the Anaeropeptidivorans aminofermentans genome:
- a CDS encoding tyrosine-protein phosphatase: MISNVRRINLETPKNLRELGGYMRKDGKITKFQEFLRGDCMSGLLDTEIDFLKSYGLKTVIDLRTDTEALREPNSFKNVKDVNFIEIPLFENNTPFISDDFSLGDLYMYIMDNSLNFGTLFNYMADNSEGTILYHCTAGKDRTGIVTCLLYMLADIDRCDIVADYEVSFTYFKQALAKELEINPDMPLHFAHSKSQWMEAFINRILKEYGSAENFLSEKGVSEKNIEILKNKII, translated from the coding sequence ATGATAAGCAATGTAAGAAGAATAAATCTGGAAACCCCTAAAAACCTCAGGGAGCTTGGGGGCTATATGAGAAAAGACGGAAAAATAACAAAATTTCAGGAGTTTTTAAGAGGCGACTGTATGAGCGGTCTCTTAGATACTGAAATAGACTTTTTAAAATCCTACGGCCTTAAAACCGTTATTGACCTCAGAACGGATACGGAAGCACTAAGAGAGCCCAATTCCTTTAAAAACGTAAAAGACGTAAACTTTATTGAAATTCCTCTTTTTGAAAATAATACTCCCTTTATAAGCGACGATTTTTCTTTGGGAGATTTATATATGTATATCATGGATAATAGCCTTAACTTCGGAACCCTGTTTAATTACATGGCAGATAACAGCGAAGGCACCATTCTCTACCACTGTACCGCAGGAAAAGACAGAACAGGAATCGTTACCTGCCTTTTATATATGCTTGCGGATATAGACCGCTGTGACATCGTTGCCGATTATGAGGTTTCATTTACTTATTTTAAGCAGGCCCTTGCAAAAGAGCTTGAAATCAATCCGGATATGCCCCTGCATTTTGCTCACAGCAAATCCCAGTGGATGGAAGCCTTTATCAACAGAATATTAAAAGAATACGGTTCTGCGGAAAACTTCCTTAGCGAAAAAGGCGTAAGCGAAAAAAATATAGAAATCCTTAAAAACAAGATCATATAG
- a CDS encoding threonine/serine exporter family protein: MDSQKILKFVIDSGAVMLQNGAETTRVEDTMIRLLKIYAFKENDVFATPTGIFGSIVDDNGNIITMVRRINTRTINLEKVALINNLSRNLVSEQISIDAAIIQLNLISNKPSYKNLYKYFASGISSGCFAFIFGGSFFDALNAFITGFLLYVFLIFLEKHSVIGPVTNIMGGAFVSMAAVIINHMGLGDSTDMSIIGSIMPLVPGVAFTNAVRDIIFGEYISGTTRMIDAVLVAVCVATGVGIGLGIIFYAIGALSLWS; encoded by the coding sequence ATGGATTCACAGAAAATATTGAAATTTGTAATAGACTCGGGAGCCGTTATGCTTCAAAACGGCGCAGAAACAACGAGAGTTGAAGATACGATGATAAGGCTTTTAAAAATATACGCATTTAAAGAAAATGACGTATTTGCAACGCCTACAGGCATATTCGGCTCTATTGTAGACGATAACGGCAATATTATAACCATGGTAAGAAGGATAAACACCCGAACCATAAATCTTGAGAAGGTAGCCCTTATAAATAATCTTTCGAGAAATCTCGTATCGGAGCAAATCAGCATAGACGCGGCTATTATACAGCTTAATCTTATAAGCAACAAGCCTTCTTACAAGAATTTATATAAATACTTTGCTTCCGGTATTTCCAGCGGCTGTTTCGCTTTTATATTCGGCGGAAGCTTTTTCGATGCCCTAAATGCTTTTATTACCGGCTTTTTGCTTTATGTATTTTTAATATTTCTTGAAAAACACAGTGTCATAGGCCCTGTTACAAACATTATGGGAGGCGCCTTCGTAAGCATGGCAGCTGTTATAATCAATCACATGGGCCTTGGAGATAGTACAGATATGTCCATCATAGGCTCAATTATGCCTCTTGTTCCCGGGGTAGCCTTTACAAATGCCGTAAGGGATATTATCTTCGGGGAATATATCTCCGGAACCACCCGCATGATTGACGCTGTGCTCGTTGCCGTATGCGTTGCCACAGGGGTCGGTATCGGCTTAGGTATTATATTTTATGCGATTGGAGCGCTTTCCCTATGGTCTTAA
- a CDS encoding threonine/serine exporter family protein: MVLRILLTFVASLTFSLLFGVPKKELICCGLCGAIGWLIYELLSPGASSNVMPIFSASIAATTASRFFSFKRKNPITLYLIAGIIPLVPGVAIYYTMYNILTGNSVLAASYGIDTVRTAGVISLGIVIVLALPYQIFKMDFRNKA; encoded by the coding sequence ATGGTCTTAAGAATATTGCTTACTTTTGTCGCAAGCCTTACATTTTCATTATTATTCGGTGTTCCTAAAAAAGAGCTCATATGCTGCGGGCTCTGCGGCGCAATCGGGTGGCTTATCTATGAACTTTTAAGCCCCGGGGCATCTTCAAATGTAATGCCCATCTTTTCGGCTTCAATTGCCGCCACAACCGCAAGCAGATTCTTTTCTTTCAAAAGGAAAAATCCCATTACTTTATATCTTATTGCAGGAATCATCCCTCTTGTCCCGGGGGTTGCCATATATTACACCATGTATAATATTTTAACCGGAAATTCTGTCCTTGCAGCCAGCTACGGCATTGATACTGTTCGCACGGCAGGGGTTATATCCTTAGGCATTGTAATCGTTCTGGCCCTGCCCTATCAGATATTCAAAATGGATTTCAGAAATAAAGCATAA
- a CDS encoding 2TM domain-containing protein, translating to MNKEILVVDKLGNSLAPTYLKRARQLVKSGRAAWSDYNTICIFDEEKERNPMEDNNTNGPRAYEVAEPYEDTSTLSDEALYKRAQKIVRARRAFINHLVAYVIINLMLMIMSFADGEMWFLFVALPWGIGLISHFLDYKYKCDPSAVEKEFQKQKEYMRRSKM from the coding sequence ATGAATAAAGAGATCCTTGTAGTAGATAAGCTGGGCAACAGCCTAGCCCCTACTTATTTGAAAAGAGCCCGCCAGCTTGTGAAATCAGGCAGGGCGGCTTGGAGTGATTATAACACGATTTGCATATTTGACGAGGAAAAGGAGCGTAATCCTATGGAAGATAATAATACGAACGGCCCTAGGGCTTATGAGGTTGCAGAGCCCTATGAAGATACATCAACTTTATCCGATGAAGCTCTTTATAAAAGAGCACAAAAAATAGTAAGAGCACGAAGAGCTTTTATCAATCACCTGGTAGCTTATGTTATCATAAACCTTATGCTGATGATAATGTCCTTTGCAGACGGTGAAATGTGGTTTTTATTTGTAGCTCTTCCCTGGGGAATCGGCCTCATAAGCCACTTTCTCGACTATAAATATAAATGTGACCCCAGTGCTGTTGAAAAAGAATTTCAAAAGCAGAAGGAATATATGAGAAGAAGCAAAATGTAG